From the genome of Vicia villosa cultivar HV-30 ecotype Madison, WI linkage group LG2, Vvil1.0, whole genome shotgun sequence, one region includes:
- the LOC131651102 gene encoding uncharacterized protein LOC131651102 — protein MEDSWHDFFGCSVTNQCWRVAGLSHIIDSRILSFHDITSLLLDICSKEDKLIAGRVAVMIDLLWKNRNNLIWNNESDVFSKLGLNAFCSWSEWFSAQRDNGPSDNLPPVQSWVPPVEGRVKCNVDAGFNTRRGTTNRAWCMRDHLGRFLFAGAAWDFCNYPILEAEAMALKEAIHSAIDLHMENVIFESDSQITVQAILLNRQGCSDFCSIISSINKLLLDFPNIEVKFVKRQANSVANALAKAADSWTRRSSFDMIPSCIEHILINDMS, from the coding sequence ATGGAGGACTCGTGGCATGACTTTTTTGGGTGCTCAGTTACTAATCAGTGTTGGCGGGTAGCAGGTTTGTCCCATATTATTGATTCCCGTATTCTTTCTTTTCATGATATTACCTCCCTTCTTCTTGATATATGTAGCAAGGAGGACAAATTGATTGCGGGTAGAGTTGCGGTTATGATTGATTTGCTGTGGAAGAACCGTAATAACTTGATTTGGAATAATGAGAGTGATGTTTTTTCTAAGCTTGGGTTGAATGCTTTTTGTAGTTGGAGTGAGTGGTTTTCGGCGCAAAGAGATAATGGTCCTTCTGATAATTTGCCTCCGGTCCAGTCTTGGGTCCCACCGGTTGAAGGTAGAGTTAAATGTAACGTCGATGCCGGCTTTAATACTAGACGGGGTACTACCAACAGGGCCTGGTGCATGAGAGACCACCTAGGGAGGTTTCTTTTTGCGGGAGCAGCTTGGGATTTTTGCAACTATCCTATTCTTGAAGCTGAAGCTATGGCTCTTAAAGAAGCTATCCATAGTGCCATTGATTTGCACATGGAGAATGTCATTTTTGAAAGCGACTCTCAAATAACGGTTCAAGCTATCTTGTTAAATCGGCAAGGTTGTTCGGATTTTTGTTCTATTATTTCTTCCATCAATAAGTTGCTGCTTGATTTTCCCAACATTGAGGTAAAGTTTGTAaaacgccaagcgaattcggtgGCTAATGCGTTAGCAAAGGCGGCCGATTCTTGGACTAGGCGTAGTTCCTTTGATATGATTCCTTCTTGTATTGAACACATTTTGATTAATGATATGAGTTGA